A segment of the Carya illinoinensis cultivar Pawnee chromosome 1, C.illinoinensisPawnee_v1, whole genome shotgun sequence genome:
TGAGTCCATCATATACCATCCCATACACATTTACGAGTGTGCTGACATATGGAAGTTCAATCTATCTGCATGGGAAATCCTCAAAAGCTCTTATTctgttttcctttcttctctctATATTTTTTGGTCCGAAGGGATCATGCTTAAGCAAAGCACACCCCCCGTTACCCCTGCCCAAcccaaaaagagaaaggaattAATTGATTCAGTTAGCAGAAACACAtgtatttttcaagaaattttgTTAGCAATTCTTGTTTTTAACTCTCAGAACCCAGAAAATAAaaagctttacttttttttaataataaaaattacggCAAGCGTGGCCAAGGTTAGCAGTAAATTAGTTGTAATTATCTGTTTGTGGTCTTGCAGACTCTGTGGACAATTTGATGGCTGAAACTCATGAATTGGGTGGTTCTACTGTAGTTGTTGATCGAGCAACACCAAAGGCAAGTTAGAGCACGCCTagccttttttcttttggttgcaCCTTTTACCCCCCTCCTCAAAGAAGAaagtccatttttttttttttttctattctataTATGGATTTTGTTCAAAACactattctattttttatttcagctatttaatatgatatatttcaGGAAGATGACTTCAGGCCAATGGGCAGAACGGCACAGGGTGGATATGGTGCATACAATGCTTATATTTCTGCAGCAACTAGATATGCAGCCCTTGGTGCTCCTACTTTATATGATCATCCCGGCTCAGTTTATGGGAGTAAGTACCTTTGAAACCATATGTCAAGTATATGCCagtaatattaatatgcatTCATTTTTTCCTCATTATGTTGAATTAGGGGGTGAGTCCAGTCGAGGAATGGGCAAGAAGATTTTTGTCGGGAGGCTTCCTCAGGAGGCAAGCTCTGAAGATCTCCGCCAGTATTTTGGTAGATTTGGCCGTATATTAGATGTCTATGTTCCAAGGGTAAGATAGATACATATTATATTAGCAGATGTTTGATTCAAGGGACTGATACTCATGGAAAATGCTTATGATATAGGACCCTAAGAGGACTGGCCACCGAGGTTTTGGTTTTGTAACTTTTGCTGATGATGGTGTAGCAGATCGTGTATCTCGAAGACCTCATGAGATTTGCGGACATCAGGTATTAAAATGAACTTTTCTTATATCTTTCAAATCTAACTATCGTTCATGCCAATTTCCCCGCCCTTCcccttctttttctatttccttCTTCCTGTGACGTCAGGTTAGTAGGTTAGGCTTTTTCAACAGTGATCATTTTGCGATTCTACCAAGTGTTATTTGCATGATGTCATGCAACCATTTTTCAACTCTGATTAGTCATGAAGGATAGACTTTAattcactaataaaaaaaattgttgaattTCATTCATTGACTTGCTCTATAGGTTGCGATAGATTCAGCCACACCTCTTGAAGATGCTGGTCCCAGTGGAAGTTTTATGATGAATCCTGCGGAATCCTTTGGCGGCTATGGTGGTCCAATGCGAACCTATGGCAGGATGTATGGAAGCCTGGATTTTGATGATGTGAGTATATGCATAAGGTTTCACCGTGGCAGATCTAGTAATTGACTTCTGTTTATTACTTGTGTAATCTTTGGAATGAGAAGACTCTGTCTTTGTAGAACCTGCTTCTCATCTGcaattaataaatgaaatcCTCACTGCTTTTTATGTGTGTGTTTTCTCGATAAGATTTTATGATGTTCGCTTACATGATGCCACCTTTGTTTTCCAGTGGGGTTATGGACTCGGCAGTGGGGGGAGACCATCAAGAGCAGATTGGAGGTACAGGCCATACTAAAGAGTCTTGGCCTCTGGGAGGACTTGAAATTGCGTCTGATGTCATATAGGGATGTCAGAAAGAATGTATTGCAGTCCATTAACTGTATCACTTAAAATTTATTGGTAGGATGGCTTTTTGATACTCGGTTCCCAACTCAAACAGTTCAATAAGTCATGTTTCAGTCAGAGGTTGGAAACATTATTAGTGAGTTAGTCTGTTATGTGATGCATTGAGCCTCCTTGCTCACTAATATGCATTAAATTAGTAActaattagtaattaatttCCTCTTTTGGTTCAATTTTGCATGGCCTCATCATAGCTTGGATTGCTGGGTGGGAAGGATGCGGTCTGTATCCCACAAGTCATGTAAAAACAGTTGGGTGGGGTTGTCAGTGTCATGGGTCTGATTTGTGACATTTTCCCTTCCGTGAATTGTCACTATTTTTCATCTAACATTAGCTTCTTCTTGTTCCAGTTAGTGGTAAACCTTACTCGGTTTTCTTTACTTCACATTTGATTAAATCCTTTTACAAACCctttaatctttttctttcttttttttcttttttgcttgtTAATTTGGCCATTCTTGGCAGTCCTGTCCTTACACTGGACAATGCATTCAAACAGAAAAAAAGTGACGTGGATCATTTCAATTGCCAACTTTTTCCTCATGTATTTTTTCTAGGGATAAATGGACTTTGCATTGTTTTGCAGTGTATTACAAATTGACACATTGCGCTCTCTATTAAGGCTTGAGATAAAACTAAGGCGATTGTAGGGATCTCAGCTTTTAGTTTTTGTACATTCGTGTTTAGGAAAAAAACCTTAAAGTGTTGGATGTCTTTTTTATTCTAATGTTAAAAGCCCGAGGGACATGGAACTGTCCCTTTGTTCCTGAAGGTTCACCCTGCATTTTGAAACTGCATGAGGCTGATTGATTGATGTTGCAATAACAAGGAGCTTTCCTGTTGCCATTAAGGTGTATTTCACGAAAGATTTACAGAAAACAGGATTAGTAAAACATGCAAAGGAAGGTTTTTATGCACAATCAATAATAACGGTCGAAGTATAAATACAAGAACTGAAGAGTTTGTAGTGATCCAAATTCTTAGTCCTTGAACACATGATGTAACCCTGTACAATGCCCAAAAAGGTACTCCAGAAACATATTGAAAGACACGATAATCATATGAAGATTGAAGAGCTTGTATTGTTGACAAAAACGCCAAAAAATAAAGCTTTTGAATTCAGAAAAAAGTGTCTTTCTCATCATATTACTGCAGTACTGCTCAAATCCGCATACTGGCTGGTCTACGCTGTCCTTTTACCTGAAGGCAATGGAGAATCCAATGTAGAAGTAGTCATGTACAATCCCTGATGTTTGATTTAAAAATGTCGTGCAAAAAACGAACTTCATACATTTTTTGATAACTTTTCTTTGAAGACAGAAATTCCGTGCATGCATTACCTGGTGTAAGGGTAAACTAGAGGAGAGCGCTGAATGTAGATTTAGAACTCATGGGTGGTAAAGCAACTACGGAAAGAACCCATTCGCACAAACTTTCTGAAAGAAACAACCTTGCAGAAAGTCTTGGGGTCCTGATGGCCTTCTTGGACTGACACTGCGCTTCTCATTTTTTGTGCTTTCATCTGTGCCATGCTCAGCTTGCTTAAGATCTTATCCATTGATGATGATCTCTTCTTCTCTAATTTCATCTGAGCCAAGAGGTAGTCAGTAAAAcaggattaaaaaaaatcatagattTTTCAAATAGGAAGTTAGAAACGGATCCTTCAAGGCATCTCAGCATTTTTGTCAGTGTTGCAAGAACAAAATGTCAAAATGTAGCTGAGATGGTATATAAGTTGTAATGCTAGAAGTGAATTAACCTCAAGTTTCCGTATTTCTGCTTCGGCTTTTGCCTTCTGCAAGCTTTCCCACGCGGCGATTTTGGCTTCCTCTCTTTTCAACCTGCACGAGACCATAGAATTATTACAGCAAGTCCTTTTACACAGGACTACATAGCTGCCACCAACTGAATGCTTCACTGGAAGTTTCTCGGTATCCATACTTCCACATTTGTTTACCAAACAGAAAAGGTTTTCTCTAGTCTACTAAGAAAATCAGTTGTTTCTAGTCCAAACTTTCGAGAGCAATAGCTCAGAAAGGACATGAATGAGGGATAAGTTGGTTCCCGTATTCAAGGAGTGAAAGACAGATCATTGATTCAGCCAAAAAAAGAAAGGCAGATCATTGATTGCTCAGTTTTATGGACAAATTCAATTTTACTCGTTATATATCCTAACCAATGCAATGAAGGGAGAAAGCAGGTTTAAAGATTTGTGTTTCTCCACAAGTTacctaaaaacataaaatataagttcAAGTTGTTGGGAAATAGTATTTCTAATGGACAATGCAGGAGAGTTTCAAGAATAATACAGAGAAAACATACTTTGAAATGTTCATTTCCGCCTCTGCAATATCCCAAGATGCAGTTCGAGTTTCCTTATCATTATTGAAGTCTTCAACATGGAGCGATCTCTTCTTAGTCCTATTGGCTATATGTTTTTTAGACCAATTAATAACAGTGGCTCGTTTGTCAACCTGCACATCCTTAACTTCTACTTTAGTAGAACTTCCAGCCTCTGTTTCCACAATAGATGTGAAAGATGGAGGagttgaagaaaatgaagaattcGCTCTAGGAGATGAGTTGATGCCGCCCTCAGGGCTCATTTGTGTGGCCATATCTCTTCGCGAAACAGCACGAGAGGCCACAGTTTCCTCAGTTCCATCCAGTTTCTCATCTGTACATAATTACATTTATGATGTAACAGATACAAGCTTACATGTAAAGACTTTTAATTAGGTTAAAAATGCATTATTCTGCAGTGAACTGTAATAAGGCATTTAAATTACTGTGGAAACGAAATTACTCATGCTTCATTGTGTTTGAG
Coding sequences within it:
- the LOC122305524 gene encoding heterogeneous nuclear ribonucleoprotein 1 isoform X2, with the translated sequence MDRKLVERSTGRSRGFGYVTFASVEDAKNALSGEHFLGNRMLEVKVATPKEEMRAPAKKVTRIFVARIPQSVTEETFRSHFEQYGDITDLYMPKDQGSKIHRGIGFITFASADSVDNLMAETHELGGSTVVVDRATPKEDDFRPMGRTAQGGYGAYNAYISAATRYAALGAPTLYDHPGSVYGRGESSRGMGKKIFVGRLPQEASSEDLRQYFGRFGRILDVYVPRDPKRTGHRGFGFVTFADDGVADRVSRRPHEICGHQVAIDSATPLEDAGPSGSFMMNPAESFGGYGGPMRTYGRMYGSLDFDDWGYGLGSGGRPSRADWRYRPY
- the LOC122305520 gene encoding uncharacterized protein LOC122305520; amino-acid sequence: MKKASISPHNLGVLQSPGAPSYRDKNSGSQRGWSSERVPMPGKSSRRHLSAASLMPFNSGRALPSKWDDAERWICSPISGQSNGQVTYSQPHKRPKSKSGPIVPPGVGCSSNYSPAMQVLDGSSLRSFLVGSPLSAGVLAADGLFVQYGNVGVGQSFVVDVEHSVAHSGCLPGWSELLSEPSSPSSQDEKLDGTEETVASRAVSRRDMATQMSPEGGINSSPRANSSFSSTPPSFTSIVETEAGSSTKVEVKDVQVDKRATVINWSKKHIANRTKKRSLHVEDFNNDKETRTASWDIAEAEMNISKLKREEAKIAAWESLQKAKAEAEIRKLEMKLEKKRSSSMDKILSKLSMAQMKAQKMRSAVSVQEGHQDPKTFCKVVSFRKFVRMGSFRSCFTTHEF
- the LOC122305524 gene encoding heterogeneous nuclear ribonucleoprotein A1-like 2 isoform X1, yielding MDRKLVVLGIPWDVDTEGLRDYMSKFGELEDCIVMKERSTGRSRGFGYVTFASVEDAKNALSGEHFLGNRMLEVKVATPKEEMRAPAKKVTRIFVARIPQSVTEETFRSHFEQYGDITDLYMPKDQGSKIHRGIGFITFASADSVDNLMAETHELGGSTVVVDRATPKEDDFRPMGRTAQGGYGAYNAYISAATRYAALGAPTLYDHPGSVYGRGESSRGMGKKIFVGRLPQEASSEDLRQYFGRFGRILDVYVPRDPKRTGHRGFGFVTFADDGVADRVSRRPHEICGHQVAIDSATPLEDAGPSGSFMMNPAESFGGYGGPMRTYGRMYGSLDFDDWGYGLGSGGRPSRADWRYRPY